In a single window of the Bactrocera dorsalis isolate Fly_Bdor chromosome 2, ASM2337382v1, whole genome shotgun sequence genome:
- the LOC105223207 gene encoding uncharacterized protein LOC105223207: MKDPNGTVNRIMDLCVIASNIKVKEKRERQPNWTEAEKQMLLSLTRIHQVILENKRSDTMTIKKKSEAWDDIATNMRAAGYQRSKDRLKQQLGRMRAAEAKKVKDALAKSYVQESKHLALPGCSSEPMAQDATINVQNFHVMPPPIQEVAIKIEKAISLDDFETSPSNKQINKNDNEYFGLADPTSASMPINHGVIKRMYEDPQFINVTSSPMVETGTGESKNQMQNMSTSHNGKCKCNCKSKRLRHIRLRINGHSPRTRSQRIRQLHLYRVAVERERLKMLRMQQKRDHIFYRKDKQIQNLKLQILHNLALNRINHINFS; this comes from the exons ATGAAAGATCCGAACGGTACTGTAAATAGAATTATGGATTTATGTG TAATAGCTTCTAACAtcaaagtgaaagaaaaaaggGAACGGCAACCAAATTGGACCGAAGCTGAAAAACAAATGCTACTATCTCTTACGCGTATTCACCaagttattttagaaaataaaagaagtgaTACAATGACAATCAAGAAGAAATCGGAGGCATGGGATGATATAGCAACTAATATGCGGGCTGCAGGATACCAGCGATCTAAAGATAGGTTGAAACAGCAATTAGGTCGTATGCGTGCAGCTGAggctaaaaaagtgaaagacgCATTAGCAAAGAGTTATGTACAGGAGAGTAAACATCTGGCATTACCTGGATGTTCATCGGAACCAATGG CTCAAGACGCGACAataaatgtgcaaaattttcaCGTTATGCCACCGCCAATTCAAGAGGtcgcaataaaaattgaaaaggcAATTTCATTAGACGATTTTGAAACATCGCCTTccaataagcaaataaataaaaatgataatgaatattttggttTAGCTGATCCGACTTCGGCATCAATGCCAATTAATCACGGAGTGATTAAACGAATGTATGAAGATCCACAATTTATTAATGTAACTTCGTCCCCTATGGTTGAAACTGGGACTGGTGAATCGAAAAATCAAATGCAAAATATGTCAACAAGCCATAATGGTAAATGTAAATGCAATTGTAAATCAAAAAGGTTGCGGCATATACGTCTTCGTATTAACGGTCATTCACCACGGACTCGTTCTCAGCGGATTCGGCAATTACATTTGTATCGAGTTGCTGTGGAAAGAGAAAGATTGAAAATGTTGCGTATGCAACAAAAGCGCGATCACATATTTTACAGAAAAGATAAACAAATTCAAAACTTGaaactacaaatattacatAACTTAGCCCTAAACAGGATTAATCACATTAATTTTTCCTAA
- the LOC105223229 gene encoding uncharacterized protein LOC105223229, protein MFVFGRRPQANCSWLSNGVLALSLLQLILLGRAHFIQIDHNAFRNNYFPRPPIDPPAPAPPSLTQAEQLSRHFDGRQLSPAELMADLSNDLTYRILHYHSILNRNNFAFSPTALMSVLIALYEGSAGRSALELHKVLMLPNGRDVIRVGYRDIHRRLRTYFFGSENPLKGLSLNKDNVTITHGYETVLTFYGYDLGMDMVSSTVSSTSSTTPFSNATDEITMATTASAPKTSTTIVPSSTMENNTEKISTEENNNVTTTKPETTSSLTTTETETVAKTTTEDKPTTEKITTTTEMLTTEEVTTVTPPTRTTTTEEFTAETNDDTTTATTAPITENSDDAAEFVSPTPIEFNSNPFQRLQKMQPIHTPSSKLQAPLSPISTPKHNYLPQYARSRSGRHKRHSTGFKEIDTNLFVTLFNPQHQLHHDLYTITQPVTGSASLGQYTSEFDVETLDARLLKVANARSNYGYNTDVISHVFYLGNQQLVHTTFKVYNAVLYFKYFEDLKMSALELELDTPDYNLIILLPDSPVDLISTTASLGLGPSLRLIRKQLKPRWVQAIIPDFKLHGIIFLTNDLQNMGVCDIFEPNRADFRPMTEEKGIYVKHIEQSINVNIRTHPINQLKRNYGPQTSPIQISVNHPFLFFVIDRDLDIAVMAGRILNPLNVRIQ, encoded by the exons ATGTTTGTCTTTGGCCGTCGGCCACAGGCGAACTGCAGCTGGTTGAGCAATGGGGTCCTGGCTTTGTCACTTCTGCAGTTGATACTCTTGGGCCGTGCACATTTCATACAGATCGATCATAATGCTTTTCGTAATAATTATTTCCCTCGTCCACCCATTGATCCACCAGCACCAGCGCCCCCATCGTTGACTCAAGCAGAGCAGCTGTCACGACATTTCGACGGCAGACAGCTGTCGCCAGCCGAACTTATGGCCGATTTGAGCAACGATCTCACTTACCGCATCCTTCATTACCACTCGATACTCAACAGAAACAACTTTGCATTTTCGCCCACTGCACTGATGAGTGTGTTAATCGCCCTTTATGAGGGTTCGGCAGGCCGGAGTGCTCTGGAATTGCACAAGGTGTTGATGCTTCCAAACGGTCGGGATGTCATTCGTGTAGGCTATCGTGACATTCATCGCAGATTAAGG ACATACTTTTTTGGTTCCGAGAACCCGCTCAAAGGTCTAAGCCTCAACAAAGATAATGTAACCATTACTCATGGGTATGAAACGGTTTTAACATTTTATGGATATGATTTGGGAATGGATATGGTATCCTCTACCGTCTCTTCGACGTCTTCTACAACACCCTTCTCGAATGCAACCGATGAAATTACAATGGCAACAACTGCAAGCGCCCCAAAAACTTCTACAACAATTGTTCCAAGCTCCACAATGGAaaacaatactgaaaaaatatcGACGGAAGAAAACAATAATGTCACCACGACAAAACCGGAAACAACATCTTCTCTTACAACCACAGAAACTGAAACTGTTGCTAAAACAACAACTGAAGATAAACCAACAACAGAAAAAATTACCACAACAACTGAAATGTTAACCACAGAAGAAGTTACCACAGTGACACCACCAACAAGAACGACAACAACTGAAGAGTTCACCGCCGAAACAAATGAtgacacaacaacagcaactaccgCACCAATAACAGAAAACAGCGATGATGCGGCAGAGTTCGTATCTCCAACACCCATTGAATTTAACTCAAATCCATTTCAACGGTTACAAAAGATGCAACCAATACATACACCAAGCTCAAAACTGCAGGCGCCTCTATCGCCAATTTCAACACCGAAACATAATTATTTGCCACAGTACGCGCGTTCTCGAAGTGGTCGACATAAGCGTCATTCAACTGGTTTTAAAGAGATTGACACAAATCTTTTCGTGACGCTCTTTAACCCTCAGCACCAGCTGCACCATGATTTGTATACAATAACTCAGCCAGTAACAGGGTCTGCCTCGCTGGGACAATACACTAGTGAATTTGATGTCGAAACTTTAGATGCACGACTTTTGAAAGTGGCCAATGCCAGAAGTAATTATGGCTACAATACCGATGTTATTAGCCACGTATTCTACTTGGGGAACCAACAGCTAGTTCACACTACGTTCAAGGTCTACAATGCAGTGctgtattttaagtattttgaaGATTTAAAAATGAGCGCTCTTGAACTAGAATTGGACACACCGGATTATAACTTGATAATTTTGCTCCCAGATTCTCCAGTAGATTTAATATCAACTACGGCTTCGCTTGGTTTGGGCCCATCTTTACGACTGATAAGAAAACAACTAAAACCAAGATGGGTTCAAGCGATAATTCCGGACTTTAAACTACACGGAATAATATTCCTAACCAATGACCTCCAAAAC ATGGGTGTGTGTGATATATTTGAACCAAATCGTGCAGATTTTCGTCCCATGACAGAGGAAAAGGGTATTTATGTAAAACACATTGAACAATCGATTAACGTTAATATACGTACGCATCCAATAAACCAGTTAAAGC GTAATTACGGACCGCAAACGTCACCTATTCAGATATCTGTAAACCATCCCtttctattttttgtaattGACCGAGACCTAGATATTGCTGTAATGGCCGGTCGTATTTTAAATCCTTTGAATGTACGAATACAGTAG